tgcaatctccatagacaaacattggcagtagaatggccttactgaagagctcagtaacacAACGTTGCActgttataggatgccacctttcaaacaaGTCACTAAAACAAATGTCTGGTctactagagctgccctggtcaactgtacgtgttgttattgtggaaacgtctaggagcaacaacggctcagccgcaaagtggtaggccacacaagcgcaCAGAACGGGAGTGCTGAGAGCATAGTgtgtaataataaaaaaaagaatcTGTCCTCCGTTGcagcactcactactgagttccaaacaaCCTTTGAAAGCAACGACGgcgcaataactgttcgtcgggagtttcatgaaatgagtttccatggccgagcagccatacacaagcctaagatcaccatgtgcgatgccaagtgtcggctggagtgatgtaaaacttgctgccattggactttggagcagtggatacgtgttctctggagtgatgtattacgcttcaccatctggcattctgacggactaatctgggtttggtggaggccatgagaatgctacctgcccaaatacatagtgccaactgtaaagtttggtggtggaggaataatggtctggggctgttttttcatggttcaggttaggccccttagttccagttaagggacatcttaacactacagcatacaatgacattcaagacgattatgtgcttccaactttgtagcaacagtttgggtaaggccctttcctgtttcagcatgacaatgcccctgtgcacaaagcgaggtccatacagaaaatggtttgttgagatcagtttGGAAGattttgactggcctgcacagagctctgacctcaaccccatcgaatacatttggaatgaattggaacacagactgtgagccaggcctaatcgcccaacatcagtgcccaacctcactaatgctcttatggctgaatggaaacaagtccccgcagcgatgttccaacatctattggaaagccttcccagaagagtggaggttgttatagcagcaaaggggtgaccaactccatattaatgcccatgattttggaaggagatgtttgacgagcaggtgtccacatacttttggtaatgtagctagctaggtaactttAAATCTATGTCTCAGATGAAGGCTTAGCTAGTTACCAGCAGTATCTTTGTTGTGCTCTGTCGTTAACCTAGGTAGCTAGTCTTGTtaatgttagcttgctagctagctgcttcAGTATCTAACACCACTGTAGCCAGGAAGCTGGTTTGAGACACAGTGCACAAAATAAGGTCTTCATAATCACAAAAGAAAACAGTAACTAATCGTGTTGGCAATGGCTATTTGAACATCAGCGTATGATGattttatttctctctttttACAGGTTCTGATGCTGGCAGGTCTGACATTGTGAACTCAGACTTGTACAATACTTGAAGGATATAGACGCAAGCCAGGGGGACAAGGCCAGTTGGTCTGAGAATCCTCACGATGTCTAAGACCAAAGAGTCGGTGAAGGTGGTGGTTCGCTGTCGACCCATGAATGAGAAGGAGCGTGCAGCCAACTTTGAGAGGGTGGTGCATGTGGATGTGAAGCTGGGCCAGGTGGCCGTGCGAAACCCCCGGGGGGCTGCAGCCCACGAACACCCCAAGGTCTTTACGTTTGACTCTGTGTACGACTGGAACTCCAAACAGGTGGATCTCTATGATGAAACCTTCAGGCCCCTGGTAGACTCCGTTTTGCTTGGTTTCAATGGGACCATATTTGCATACGGCCAGACAGGTACAGGAAAGACCTACACTATGGAGGGGGTGCGCAATGACCCAGAGAGAAGGGGTGTAATTCCCAATTCCTTTGAGCACGTCTTCACACACATCTCCCGCTCCCAGAACCAGCAGTACCTGGTGAGGGCCTCGTACCTGGAGATCTACCAGGAGGAGATCAGGGACCTGCTGTCCAAGGACCAGTCCCGCCAGCTGGAGCTGAAAGAGAGGCCAGACACGGGTGTATACGTCAAGGACCTGTCCTCCTTCGTCACTAAGAGTGTACGAGAAATAGAGCATGTCATGAACGTGGGGAACCAGAACCGCTCCGTGGGCTCCACCAACATGAACGAGCACAGCTCCCGATCACATGCCATTTTTCTTATTACCGTCGAGTGCAGCGAGCTGGGCGTCGACGGAGAGAACCACATTCGAGTGGGCAAACTGAACCTGGTGGACCTGGCTGGCAGTGAGAGGCAGACCAAGACAGGAGCACAAGGAGAGCGCCTGAAGGAGGCTACCAAGATCAACCTATCGCTGTCAGCCTTGGGGAATGTCATCTCTGCCCTGGTAGACGGCAGGAGCACTCACATCCCCTACCGCGACTCCAAGCTCACCCGCCTGCTACAGGACTCCCTGGGGGGCAATGCCCGCACAGTCATGGTGGCTAACATCGGACCAGCCTCTTACAACGTGGAGGAAACACTGACCACGTTACGCTACtcaaaccgggcgaagaacatcaAGAACAAGCCCCGCGTCAACGAGGACCCTAAAGATGCTCTGCTCAGGGAGTTCCAGGAAGAGATTGCTCGGCTCAAAGAACAGTTAGAGAAACGCtcagggaagaagaagaagaggaggaggaggggggttggaGAAGCTGGGGATGAACTAGAAGAGGACACTgaggatggagagacggaggaggatgatgatggtgTAGAACCAGCTGATAAAGTGGGTGCAGATTATTGGCGCGTACAGCAGGAgaagttggagagggagaggaaggccaTCATGGAGGATCACAGTCTGGTGGCGGAGGAGAAACAGAGGCTgctaaaggagaaagagaggaagatggaCGCCCTGAAAAAGGAGCAGGAGGCAGGCGAGATGCTGACTGCCAAAGTCAAGGTGAGGAGACTACGTTCTGGTCCTTTTTCATGGTCTTTTACTCAAAccattttttgttttcatttacCCTGTTTCCCCCTCACGCCTCTTGATTGTGTTTCCCCCCCTCACGCCTCTTGATTGTGTTTCCCCCCCTCACGCCTCTTGATTGTGTTTTCCCCCCCTCACGCCTCTTGATTGTGTTTCCCCCCCTCACGCCTCTTGATTGTGTTTCCCCCCCTCACGCCTCTTGATTGTGTTTCCCCCCCTCACGCCTCTTGATTGTGTTTCCCCCCCTCACGGCTCTTGATTGTGTTTCCCCTCCCCTCACGCCTCTTGATTGTGTTTCCCCTCCCCCTCACGCCTCTTGATTGGGTTTCCCCTCCCCCTCACGCCTCTTGATTGTTTCCCCCCCTCACGCCTCTTGATTGTGTTTCCCCCCCCTCACGCCTCTTGATTGTGTTTCCCCCCCTCACGCCTCTTGATTGTTTCCCCCCCCCACGCCTCTTGATTGTTTCCCCCCCTCACGCCTCTTGATTGTGTTTCCCCCCTCACGCCTCTTGATTGTGTTTCCCCCCCTCACGCCTCTTGATTGTGTTTCCCCCCCTCACGCCTCTTGATTGTTTTCCCCCCTCACGCCTCTTGATTGTTTCCCCCCCTCACGCCTCTTGATTGTGTTTCCCCCCCTCACGGCTCTTGATTGTGTTTCCCCTCCCCCTCACGGCTCTTGATTGTGTTTCCCCTCCCCCTCACGGCTCTTGATTGTGTTTCCCCTCCCCCTCACGCCTCTTGATTGGTTTCCCCTCCCCCTCACGCCTCTTGATTGTTTCCCCCCCCTCACGCCTCTTGATTGTGTTTCCCCCCCTCACGCCTCTTGATTGTGTTTCCCCCCCTCACGCCTCTTGATTGTGTTTCCCCCCTCACGCCTCTTGATTGTGATTCCCCCCTCACGCCTCTTGATTGTTTCCCCCCTCACGCCTCTTGATTGTGTTTCCCCCGCCTCACGCCTCTTGATTGTGTTTCCCCCCTCACGCCTCTTGATTGTGTTTCCCCCCCCTCACGCCTCTTGATTGTGTTCCCCCCCCTCACGCCTCTTGATTGTGTTTCCCCCTCACGCCTCTTGATTGTTTCCCCCCCCTCACGCCTCTTGATTGTTTTCCCCCCCTCACGCCTCTTGATTGTGTTTCCCCTCACGCCTCTTGATTGTGTTTCCCCCCCCCTCACGCCTCTTGATTGTGTTTCCCCTCCCCGGCTCTTGATTGTGTTTCCCCTCCCCTCACGCCTCTTGATTGTTTCCCCCCTCACGCCTCTTGATTGTGTTTCCCCCCCCCTCACGCCTCTTGATTGTGTTTCCCCCCCTCACGCCTCTTGATTGTGTTTCCCCCCCTCACGCCTCTTGATTGTGTTTCCCCCCCTCACGCCTCTTGATTGTTTTCCCCCCCCTCACGCCTCTTGATTGTGTTTCCCCCCCTCACGCCTCTTGATTGTGTTTCCCCCACGCCTCTTGATTGTGTTCCCCCCTCACCCCTCTTGATTGTGTTTCCCCCCCTCACGCCTCTTGATTGTTTCCCCCCCTCACGCCTCTTGATTGTGTTTCCCCCCCTCACGCCTCTTGATTGTGTTTCCCCCCTCACGCCTCTTGATTGTGTTTCCCCCCCTCACGCCTCTTGATTGTGTTTCCCCCCTCACGCCTCTTGATTGTGTTTCCCCCCCTCACGCCTCTTGATTGTGTTTCCCCCCTCACGCCTCTTGATTGTGTTTCCCCCCCTCACGCCTCTTGATTGTGTTTCCCCCCTCACGCCTCTTGATTGTGTTTCCCCCCCCCTCACGCCTCTTGATTGTTTCCCCCCCCTCACGCCTCTTGATTGTGTTTCCCCCCCTCACGCCTCTTGATTGTGTTTCCCCCCCCTCACGCCTCTTGATTGTTTTCCCCCCCTCACGCCTCTTGATTGTGTTTCCCCCCCCTCACGCCTCTTGATTGTGTTTCCCCCGCCTCACGCCTCTTGATTGTGTTTCCCCCGCCTCACGCCTCTTGATTGTGTTTCCCCCGCCTCACGCCTCTTGATTGTGTTTCCCCCCCTCACGCCTCTTGATTGTGTTTCCCCGCCTCACGCCTCTTGATTGTGTTTCCCCCCTCACGCCTCTTGATTGTGTTTCCCCCCTCACGCCTCTTGATTGTTTTCCCCCCTCACGCCTCTTGATTGTGTTTCCCCCCCTCACGCCTCTTGATTGTTTCCCCTCACGCCTCTTGATTGTGTTCCCACCCTCCTCACGCCTCTTGATTGATGTTTCACGCCTCTTGATTGTGTTTCCCCCCCTCACGCCTCTTGATTGTGTTTCCCACGCCTCTTGATTGTGTTTCCCACGCCTCTTGATTGTGTTTCCCACGCCTCTTGATTGTGTTTCCCACGCCTCTTGATTGTGTTTCTCACGCCTCTTGATTGTGTTTCACGCCTCTTGATTGTGTTTCACGCCTCTTGATTGTGTTTCACGCCTCTTGATTGTGTTTCCCACGCCTCTTGATTGTGTTTCCCACGCCTCTTGATTGTGTTTCCCACGCCTCTTGATTGTGTTCCCCACACCTCTTGATTgtgtttccccccccccctcacgcCTCTTGATTGTGTTTCACGCCTCTTGATTGTGTTTCACGCCTCTTGATTGTGTTTCCACGCCTCTTGATTGTGTTTCACGCCTCTTGATTGTGTTTCCCCCTCACGCCTCTTGATTGTGTTTCACGCCTCTTGATTGTGTTTCCCCCCTACGCCTCTTGATTGTGTTTCCCCCACGCCTCTTGATTGTGTTTCACGCCTCTTGATTGTGTTTCCCACGCCTCTTGATTGTGTTTCCCCCCCTCACGCCTCTTGATTGTGTTTCCCACGCCTCTTGATTGTGTTTCCCCCCTCACGCCTCTTGATTGTGTTTCACGCCTCTTGATTGTGTTTCCCCCCCTCACGCCTCTTGATTGTGTTTCCCCCCCTCACGCCTCTTGATTGTGTTTCACGCCTCTTGATTGTGTTCCCCCCCCTCATCCCTCTTGATTGTGTCCTCACCCAGGCGATGGAGAGTAAGCTTCTGATGGGTGGGAAGAACATAGTAGACCACACCAATGAGCAACAAAGGATCCTAGAACAGAAGAGACAGGAAATCGCTGAGCAGGTAACGTTTGTTTAGACTTAGGTTATTGATAGAGAGAATTAAACACTCAATAGATGTCAATCTAATAGTATTGATTTGCCCACACAAACATTTAACCAGTTTGTGTGATTTACACTGCCTTTCCCTTCTTACCGTGatgctctgtgtgtttgtgtgatttaCACTGCCTTTCCCTTCTTACCGTGatgctctgtgtgtttgtgtgatttaCACTGCCTTTCCCTTCTTACCGTGatgctctgtgtgtttgtgtgatttaCACTGCCTTTCCCTTCTTACCGTGatgctctgtgtgtttgtgtgatttaCACTGCCTTTCCCTTCTTACCGTGatgctctgtgtgtttgtgtgatttaCACTGCCTTTCCCTTCTTACCGTGatgctctgtgtgtttgtgtgatttaCACTGCCTTTCCCTTCTTACCGTGatgctctgtgtgtttgtgtgatttaCACTGCCTTTCCCTTCTTACCGTGatgctctgtgtgtttgtgtgatttaCACTGCCTTTCCCTTCTTACCGTGatgctctgtgtgtttgtgtgatttaCACTGCCTTTCCCTTCTTACCGTGatgctctgtgtgtttgtgtgatttaCACTGCCTTTCCCTTCTTACCGTGatgctctgtgtgtttgtgtgatttaCACTGCCTTTCCCTTCTTACCGTGatgctctgtgtgtttgtgtgatttaCACTGCCTTTCCCTTCTTACCGTGatgctctgtgtgtttgtctgcagaaacgcagagagagggagatgaaacaGCAGGTGGATAATCGTGATGAGGAGACGCTGGAGTTGAAGGAGACATATAGCTCTCTACAACAGGAAGTAGACATCAAGACCAAGAAGCTGAAAAAGGTAGGACATTAGAAAACCATAGCTTTCCTTTACGGTGTCAGTTTGGCATACAAAAAGTTCAAAGGAAATTGTGCAGAACTTTTTCCTTGTAAATGTTTGCTACATTGAATCAAACCCCATGGTGTTTTTGTCTCTTTGCCTCCCCACCCTGTTTTTCTCCCCTCAGCTGTTTGCGAAGCTGCAGGCAGTGAAAACTGAAATCCATGACGTCCAGGAGCTACACAGCaaggagagacaggagctggagcaGACTCAGAACGAGTTGACCAGGGAGCTCAAACTCAAGTATGGAGCCGCCGGGCCACACCTCTCATTTCTCACACAGGAAAAAGAAAACCACAATCAATATAGTCTATTTTGCTTGTTGCCCTCTGAGGAGCGCGCGGGTCCCGTTGGGACGAGGGGAGAGAGCGCGGGTCCCGTTGGGACGAGGGGAGAGAGCGCGGGTCCCGTTGGGACGAGGGGAGAGAGCGCGGGTCCCGTTGGGACGAGGGGAGAGAGCGCGGGTCCCGTTGGGACGAGGGGAGAGGGCGCGCGGGTCCCGTTGGGACGAGGGGAGAGGGCGCGCGGGTCCCGTTGGGACGAGGGGAGAGGGCGCGCGGGTCCCGTTGGGACGAGGGGAGAGGGCGCGCGGGTCCCGTTGGGACGAGGGGAGAGGGCGCGGGTCCCGTTGGGACGAGGGAGAGGGCGCGCGGGTCCCGTTGGGACGAGGGGAGAGGGCGCGCGGGTCCCGTTGGGACGAGGGGAGAGGGCGCGCGGGTCCCGTTGGGACGAGGGGAGAGGGCGCGCGGGTCCCGTTGGGACGAGGGGAGAGCGCGCGCGGGTCCCGTTTTTacttttgagtcatttagcagacgatcttatccagagagacttagttGGTGCATTCCTCTACAGAgagctaggtgagacaactacACAGCAGTCATactaagtacatttttcctctaaCGTAGCTGTCAGAGCTAGTTATTGATTGGTCTCGATTAGCAGACTGCCTAGACCACCTCCTATTATCAATGATAGTCCCCTCAAGCTGTTAGTCCCCTGTCAGCAGCACAGCACAACTGACCTTGTCGTTCTGTCTGTGTCCTCAGCACGACTGACCTTGTCGTTCTGTCTGTGTCCTCAGCACGACTGACCTTGTCGTTCTGTCTGTGTCCTCAGCACGACTGGCCTTGTCGTTCTGTCTGTGTCCTCAGCACGACTGGCCTTGTCGTTCTGTCTGTGTCCTCAGCACGACTGGCCTTGTCGTTCTGTCTGTGTCCTCAGCACGACTGGCCTTGTCGTTCTGTCTGTGTCCTCAGCACGACTGGCCTTGTCGTTCTGTCTGTGTCCTCAGCACGACTGGCCTTGTCGTTCTGTCTGTGTCCTCAGCACGACTGGCCTTGTCGTTCTGTCTGTGTCCTCAGCACGACTGACCTTGTCGTTCTGTCTGTGTCCTCAGCACGACTGACCTTGTCGTTCTGTCTGTGTCCTCAGCACGACTGACCTTGTCGTTCTGTCTGCCAGGCATCTCATCATTGAGAATTTCATCCCCATGGAGGAGAAGAATAAGATTGTGAACAGGGCGTTGTTGGACGAGGAGGACGACCGCTGGAAGATGCGTCCGATCACCCGCATAGAGGAGTATGTTCACATTTAATTATCCTGTAGAGACATTTACACAAACAAACATGCTGAAAACCATACATGCAAAAACAATCCTGAATACAAACACAGAGTTTAGAAGAAGTTATTGGTAAATCCCTTGTGTAGGAACACGTACAGATTGTCTTCTTAAtaactctgtgtctctgtctcagtgaccAGCAGATGATGACCAGGCCAGTGTCAGCGGTGGGCTACAGAAGACCCCTGAGTCAGCATGCCCGTACCTCCATGGTGATGAAGGCTGACGTTAGGTACAAGGTATGAtattctgtcctctctctctcctcggggGATGTGACTTAGTCCTTGTCCTCTGGGCCGTAGCAGTTTCCtgactttctctgtctctctgtctctccccaggctGAGAATATCCTGATGCTGGAGATGGACCTGCCCGCTCGGACCACTAAGGAGTATGAGGAGCCGGTCATAGCGCCCATGGTAGCAGCGGCGTTGGAGGAAGCACTGCGTGAGGAAGATGAGATTCAGGTGGATGCCTCCGGGTTCCACAGCAGCGGACCCACCCAGACCACCAGCACTGGGGCCGGCAAGAAACCAAAGTCTGGGTAagggtctgtcctgttctgtacaAATCAGCACTGGGTTTTGTCAGTTATTTCAGTAGGGAGTGTTTCTTCCTGTTTTAGTgtcacaaatcaaattgtattagtcacaagcacgtggttagcagatgttaatgtgagtgtagagaAATTGTACTCTCGATACCACAAGGTTATAAAGTAATAATCATGATTTAAAAACCAATGATGTTTCCACATAACAACAAAATATTGATCTTCCTTTCTCCTCCAGCCGACCTAAAACGGGTAAGAAGACTGTCACCCCCACCTCTCCATACAGCCCCTCCAGCCCAGGACATCCTTTATACCCACAATCCCGTGGGCTGGTGCCTAAGTGATCACCCCACAGCTTTCTGTTTTGGGACCCAAAGACTgctttttgtttagtttttctgCTGAGTCTTGCAGACTGATTTGCAGAGAAAGTAAAGGAGACTCAGATGCAagcttatttttattttacctgagAACGTAGCTGTTTATAATGTTTGTGTTTTTTAAGAGATTTGTTACAATCTTACCATCCCAAATGGTTTCTGGACCAATACTTTTCTGAGCTGCACGTTTCCTCCTGAGCCCCCCCCAGGTCTGCAGTATaatgggatgtggggggggggggctgacatCTGATGGGGCACATGACGGCTGTTACATGTCATTaacatgctgtgtgtttctgtgctgTATGTCTGTCCAGAAGTGGTTGTGCTTCCTACTTTAGGTTTACAATGGAGTGCTGTTATCCAGGAGGTCTGTTGCCCTAGATAAGTGGGGAGTCTGTCTGTACTGCATGGTGAACTGTACAGGCTGGAGGGTGAAGCACACTACAACACGTCTCTGTCGCACGGTGGGGGCCGGTTGCTGCTGGaatcactagatgctgttctttcTGGCGCACATGATGGAGGACATGacgacagggagaggaggagggcgacagggagaggaggaggagggcgacagggagaggaggaggagggcgacagggagaggaggaggagggcgacagggagaggaggaggagggcgacagggagaggaggaggagggcgacagggagaggaggaggagggcgacAGGGAGAGGATAGTGGGGAACTAGAGGTCAACACAAACCAAATCTATCAGGGTTCCAAGGTGCCTTTATATTCTCCTACAgggacaggctacaggagaggatggatggatgggtttaTCGTTTCCCCAGCCTCATCTTTATCAACCTCACATCTGGCTGTGTTCCTTGGAATCAACTGATTTCTTGTACTtgagaggggttgaatggagttGATGGTTGGGACTAATAACTAATTGTAAAACATACTGTCCGTAAAACATTTATAGGTTAACAAGAGCAGCCTGAAATACTGTACGAAAAACCGACTAAAAAAGCAGGAGCTCTTCTACCTATTATATCAGAGGCCTCCATCAAAATAAAATAGACTTGGTCTGGAAAATGAAGGTAGCTTTCCGTGTATGTTTTGGATAAATATGCAGTCTTAATTCACAGGGCTGCAACCTGCATGTCTAACTACTGTCCCCACCTCCAGTCACTGTGAGAGCTGTGCTGccgcttgctgctgctgctactgggtTCTACTACCCTGTCACATAGTATCTacaaatatatatagagagagcaaTGTCCATAGATAATCCTGCAGCACCTTTTGTTGTACAAATGATACAAGTAAATAGGTCTCAATATTGGAGAAGTTAACTTATTACCACTTTCGTTCATTTTTATAAACAAGTGTAGATGAAAAAGTTTTAAGTTTTATTTTTGGATTTGTATAATTTCAAGTTTCTGTACACATTTTAATGTTTTATTGGTTACTTTTTTTTATCCAACACAGTACGCATTTAATAAATGGCTTTAGTTACTTCAAATCTTTAGGTTAACTTTAATTTATATTTTGAAGTTGGATCAACGTCAATGTTTTATATGGGAAAGATGTGTTCTCTTAATGTGATGTTGACTCAGATTGTGTGTGAAAGTAAATGTTGGGACATGTATATACAGAATAtagcaaacattaggaacacctattgagctgcatccatccatccctcccctcacAACGGCCTCAGttcgtcaggacatggactctacaaggtgttgaaagcattccacagggatgctggcccatgttgactcaaatgattcccacagttatgtcaaattggctggatgtcctttgggtgggggaccattcttgatacacatgggaaactgttgtgaaaaacccagcagcgttgcagttcttgacacaaaccggtgtgcctggcacctactaccataccccgttcaaaggctcttgtcttgcccattcacaccaTCCAGATCTCAAGActtaaatccttctttaacctgtctcctccccttcatctacactgattgaagtggatttaacaagtgatcatagctttcagctggtcagactcatggaaagagcaggtgttcctaatgcttttGTTGACTGTGTACATTTGCCATGAGAATCTTTATCCCCTGATTAAATTACTTCTCTGATCTTATGAAAGCTGACAAT
The window above is part of the Salmo salar chromosome ssa15, Ssal_v3.1, whole genome shotgun sequence genome. Proteins encoded here:
- the kif3b gene encoding kinesin-like protein KIF3B isoform X1; translated protein: MSKTKESVKVVVRCRPMNEKERAANFERVVHVDVKLGQVAVRNPRGAAAHEHPKVFTFDSVYDWNSKQVDLYDETFRPLVDSVLLGFNGTIFAYGQTGTGKTYTMEGVRNDPERRGVIPNSFEHVFTHISRSQNQQYLVRASYLEIYQEEIRDLLSKDQSRQLELKERPDTGVYVKDLSSFVTKSVREIEHVMNVGNQNRSVGSTNMNEHSSRSHAIFLITVECSELGVDGENHIRVGKLNLVDLAGSERQTKTGAQGERLKEATKINLSLSALGNVISALVDGRSTHIPYRDSKLTRLLQDSLGGNARTVMVANIGPASYNVEETLTTLRYSNRAKNIKNKPRVNEDPKDALLREFQEEIARLKEQLEKRSGKKKKRRRRGVGEAGDELEEDTEDGETEEDDDGVEPADKVGADYWRVQQEKLERERKAIMEDHSLVAEEKQRLLKEKERKMDALKKEQEAGEMLTAKVKAMESKLLMGGKNIVDHTNEQQRILEQKRQEIAEQKRREREMKQQVDNRDEETLELKETYSSLQQEVDIKTKKLKKLFAKLQAVKTEIHDVQELHSKERQELEQTQNELTRELKLNTTDLVVLSARHLIIENFIPMEEKNKIVNRALLDEEDDRWKMRPITRIEDDQQMMTRPVSAVGYRRPLSQHARTSMVMKADVRYKAENILMLEMDLPARTTKEYEEPVIAPMVAAALEEALREEDEIQVDASGFHSSGPTQTTSTGAGKKPKSGRPKTGKKTVTPTSPYSPSSPGHPLYPQSRGLVPK
- the kif3b gene encoding kinesin-like protein KIF3B isoform X2, whose amino-acid sequence is MSKTKESVKVVVRCRPMNEKERAANFERVVHVDVKLGQVAVRNPRGAAAHEHPKVFTFDSVYDWNSKQVDLYDETFRPLVDSVLLGFNGTIFAYGQTGTGKTYTMEGVRNDPERRGVIPNSFEHVFTHISRSQNQQYLVRASYLEIYQEEIRDLLSKDQSRQLELKERPDTGVYVKDLSSFVTKSVREIEHVMNVGNQNRSVGSTNMNEHSSRSHAIFLITVECSELGVDGENHIRVGKLNLVDLAGSERQTKTGAQGERLKEATKINLSLSALGNVISALVDGRSTHIPYRDSKLTRLLQDSLGGNARTVMVANIGPASYNVEETLTTLRYSNRAKNIKNKPRVNEDPKDALLREFQEEIARLKEQLEKRSGKKKKRRRRGVGEAGDELEEDTEDGETEEDDDGVEPADKVGADYWRVQQEKLERERKAIMEDHSLVAEEKQRLLKEKERKMDALKKEQEAGEMLTAKVKAMESKLLMGGKNIVDHTNEQQRILEQKRQEIAEQKRREREMKQQVDNRDEETLELKETYSSLQQEVDIKTKKLKKLFAKLQAVKTEIHDVQELHSKERQELEQTQNELTRELKLKHLIIENFIPMEEKNKIVNRALLDEEDDRWKMRPITRIEDDQQMMTRPVSAVGYRRPLSQHARTSMVMKADVRYKAENILMLEMDLPARTTKEYEEPVIAPMVAAALEEALREEDEIQVDASGFHSSGPTQTTSTGAGKKPKSGRPKTGKKTVTPTSPYSPSSPGHPLYPQSRGLVPK